In Gemmatimonadales bacterium, the DNA window AGCTACTTCCCCAGTGCCGCGAGTACGTCCTCGGTCGACCGCACCATCCCGATCCTCGGGAAGATCGTCGCCACCGCGAACTGGTGCGCCTCGGCCGACAGCCCCGCCATCGCGTCCTCCGCGAACACCAGTTCGTAGCCGCGCTCGTACGCGTCCCGGGCCGTGGACTCGACGCCGAAGTTGGTCGAGATCCCGCCCAGCACGATGGTGCGGACGGCGCGGCGGCGCAGCTGGAGCTCCAGCTCGGTGCCGTAGAAGGCGCCCCACTGGCGCTTGGTCACGACCACGTCGCCGGGCGCCTGTCCCAGCTCGGGCACCAGCTCGCTGAA includes these proteins:
- a CDS encoding hydrolase produces the protein MAPLTLDPRTTALVLIDLQRGIVGRQTGPHAASDVVARAGRLAARFRQAGATVVLVRVAYSPDGRDRLTSRSDAAPLSGAVPPDFSELVPELGQAPGDVVVTKRQWGAFYGTELELQLRRRAVRTIVLGGISTNFGVESTARDAYERGYELVFAEDAMAGLSAEAHQFAVATIFPRIGMVRSTEDVLAALGK